In Prescottella soli, a genomic segment contains:
- a CDS encoding ABC transporter ATP-binding protein has product MTSPHFGGPGPGRGPRGAKVDPADRAQLAEKPVSLRRIGALFAPYRWQIAVVVALIVASSTISLANPFLVREVIDRAIPEQNVTLLVWAVLGMLAITVASSVFGVIQTWISTTVGQRIMHNLRTRVFTHLQRQSLGFFTRTRGGEIQSRLTNDIGGMQTVVTSTATSIASNLTTVVGTAVAMAVLSWRLSLLSLIVLPPAIWLTRKVARMRRAITTERQRTLADMQTQIEESLSISGIQLGKTLGAGPAMSQRFTDSSLVLTDLEVRSELSGRWRMATMSIVFAAIPALLYLAAGLPATSGGMTIGTLVAFTGLQGALFRPLMQLLDVGVSVTSSLALFSRIFEYLDLPVEIDDPERPVPMPRERADGAVRFEHVGFRYENADRDALSDVTIDVAAGSSLALVGETGSGKTTLASLVARLHDPTSGAVTVDGVDLRDIRLAQLSELVGVVSQETYLLHATIRENLRHARPEATDAEIEAAARAAQVHELISSLPDGYDTVVGARGHRFSGGEKQRIAIARTLLRDPRILVLDEATSALDNETERAVQDALDVVSRGRTTITIAHRLSTIRDADQIVVLDHGRVAERGTHEELRALGGRYAALLARGGDTRAPAEERAVAERGAADVAPRVQARRRASGREEPGDRVPVEV; this is encoded by the coding sequence CTCATCGTGGCGTCGTCGACGATCTCGCTGGCCAATCCGTTCCTGGTGCGTGAGGTGATCGACCGCGCGATCCCCGAGCAGAACGTGACGCTGCTCGTATGGGCGGTGCTCGGCATGCTCGCGATCACGGTCGCGAGTTCGGTGTTCGGCGTGATCCAGACATGGATCTCGACGACGGTCGGGCAGCGGATCATGCACAACCTGCGCACCCGCGTCTTCACGCACCTGCAGCGACAGTCCCTCGGGTTCTTCACCCGCACCCGCGGCGGCGAGATCCAGTCCCGGCTCACCAACGACATCGGCGGGATGCAGACGGTGGTCACGTCCACGGCCACCTCGATCGCGTCCAACCTCACCACCGTGGTGGGGACCGCGGTCGCGATGGCCGTGCTCAGCTGGCGCCTCTCGCTGCTCTCGCTGATCGTGCTGCCGCCGGCGATCTGGTTGACTCGCAAGGTCGCCCGGATGCGACGCGCCATCACCACCGAGCGTCAGCGCACCCTCGCCGACATGCAGACCCAGATCGAGGAGTCACTCTCGATCAGCGGCATCCAGCTCGGCAAGACGCTCGGTGCGGGTCCCGCGATGTCTCAACGCTTTACGGACTCGTCGCTGGTGCTCACCGACCTCGAAGTCCGCTCCGAGCTGTCGGGTCGCTGGCGGATGGCGACGATGAGCATCGTGTTCGCGGCCATCCCCGCGCTGCTCTACCTCGCTGCCGGCTTGCCCGCTACCTCCGGGGGCATGACGATCGGCACGTTGGTCGCGTTCACCGGATTGCAGGGTGCCCTTTTCCGGCCGCTGATGCAGCTGCTGGACGTCGGTGTGTCCGTGACGAGTTCGCTGGCACTGTTCAGCCGGATCTTCGAGTATCTGGACCTGCCGGTGGAGATCGACGACCCCGAACGCCCGGTTCCCATGCCGCGTGAACGGGCCGACGGTGCGGTGCGTTTCGAACACGTCGGCTTCCGGTACGAGAATGCCGACCGGGACGCGCTGTCCGACGTCACGATCGACGTCGCCGCCGGATCGTCGCTCGCGTTGGTCGGTGAAACCGGTTCCGGCAAGACCACGCTGGCATCGCTCGTCGCCCGCCTGCACGACCCGACGTCGGGTGCGGTGACCGTCGACGGTGTGGACCTGCGCGACATCCGGCTCGCGCAGCTGTCCGAGCTGGTCGGCGTGGTCTCGCAGGAGACGTACCTGCTGCACGCGACGATCCGCGAGAACCTGCGGCACGCCCGACCGGAGGCGACCGACGCCGAGATCGAAGCGGCGGCCCGCGCCGCGCAGGTGCACGAGCTGATCTCGTCGCTGCCCGACGGCTACGACACCGTCGTCGGCGCGCGCGGGCACCGGTTCTCCGGCGGCGAGAAGCAGCGCATCGCGATCGCGCGAACCCTGTTGCGGGACCCGCGGATCCTGGTGCTCGACGAGGCCACCAGCGCGCTCGACAACGAGACCGAGCGGGCGGTGCAGGACGCGCTCGACGTCGTCAGCCGCGGCCGGACCACGATCACGATCGCGCACCGCCTCTCGACGATCCGGGACGCCGATCAGATCGTGGTCCTCGACCACGGGCGGGTCGCCGAGCGCGGCACCCACGAGGAGCTGCGCGCGCTCGGCGGTCGCTACGCCGCGCTACTCGCTCGCGGCGGCGACACCCGCGCGCCGGCCGAAGAACGTGCCGTCGCCGAGCGAGGTGCCGCTGATGTAGCCCCACGAGTGCAGGCCCGACGTCGCGCGTCCGGCCGCGAAGAGCCCGGGGATCGCGTTCCCGTCGAGGTCTAG